GCGCTCGCCCCGCTCGTGCGCGACGTCGATCAGTCGCCGAGAAAGCACCTGGAGTCCAGCGTGGCGCTCCGGCACCATGACGACGCAAGGTCCTCCGGGTGCAAGCCAATCCAGGCGCACACGCTCCAGGACCATCCGCGCGCGAACCTGTCGCGCCGTCGCCGAGTAGAGCCAATCAGGACGAAGCTTCCGTGTGGCTTCGACGACCGCGGTGTGCTCGCTCACGACCACGACCCGCCCTTGCGCTTGGTGCTTCTCGACCAGCTTCACCAACTCCCGCGGCGCTTCCCGGTGATGCGTGTGAACATCGAGCGCGAACAGCGCCCGAGGATGCGCTGTAAGGAGCTCGTCCAACGTGGGCACTCGCACTCCAGCGCCTCGCTGGACATACGCACCCTGCCCATCCTGAAACCAAAAGCCTGCGTCGAGCGCCTCGAGCTCGTCCAGCGTCAGCGCGTCCACTCGCCCGCGGCCATCCGTGGTTCGGTCCACGGTTTCATCGTGCATCGCCACCAGGACGCCGTCGCAGGTGCGCTGAACGTCGACCTCCAGCACGATGCCTTCCGAGATGCTGGCCGCGTGCTCGAAAGCGAGAAGCGTGTTCTCGGGGCGATCTCCGCCGCCGCCCCGATAGGCGACCAAACGGAATCCAGGCTCGAGCAGCGGATGTCGGATGTGGGACGTGGCGGGCATGGGTTCGATCTCTACCTCCGCCCGAACGGCCCGTCGTTATCCTGGGATAAACGTGGCGACCCTTTCAGAAGCGCCCTTTCAACTGTCCGATGATGCGGCTCAGAGAGACCGGCGTAATGCCAAGATAGGCGGCGATTTGGTGTTGTGGCACTCGGCCCACCAAATCGCCCTGCTCGCGCCGAAACGAGAGGTAGCGGTCCGTGGCGTTCATGCGCAGCAGCTGGTGTTCCCGCTCCTCGCGTTCGAGCAGCAGGGACTCCGCCACTTTGCGGCCCAGTTGCTGCCAGCAGACATGGCGCTCATAGAGCTGTACGAAATCGGAGTAGTCCATCACCAGCAGGTCCGTTTCTTCCAGCGCCTGCACGTTGAGGAGCGACGGCGCGCCGCTCAGGAGGGAGGCATAGGCCCCCGCGAGCTGACCTTCCGCCGCGAACCCTCGAACGACCTCGCCGTCATTCCGGCCGAGGTAGTACTTCCGGACGAGGCCTCGGAGCACCCAACCGAACTCCACCGCGACGTCGCCCTCGCGGGTCAGGTATTCGCCCCTGCCGAGGCGCCGAGGGCGGAAGAGGGTTCGCGCGAAGCGCCACTCTTCGTCAGGTACGGGGGCCAGCTTTCGCACGTAAGCCAGCATCGCGTCGGAAGGGCGGTTCACATAGACGAATCTACCTCATTGCCAACTCTTTTCAATACGGAGCGAACTCGGATTCCGAATCCAGGAAAGCCGAGGCCTGACGAACGAAAGAATCGTGGAACTGAAACAAGGATCCGTGACCAGAATCGGGGTAAGAGAGAAGCATGGCGTTGGGCAAGTTTTCGCTCAACCAGTACGAATTTCGGACAGGGATCATCTCGTCACGCACCCCGCTCACGACAAGAGTTGGATGGCGGACCTTCCTTAGCTCGGCAAATCGATCGCCGGAAAACTTCTCCCATTCACGAAACGCAGCAATCTGAGCTTGAGCCACGGCAGGCCCGGAGACTGGCTCGCGGTCTGCACTACGCTGCATCAGCCTCTCGACAAAGGAAGAGCCGGCTTTCTGACTGGTCTCAGAAGGTGCGAAGAAGATCTTCTGAAGGACGGCGTACCCTTTCAGCGAAGGATCACTCAGCGGCTTCGCCAGGCTCGGCTTGTCCAGATGCATGATGTCCTCACCGCCGCGTGGCGCTGTCCCTACCAGAACCATTCGACGAAGAGCCGCTGGCCGATCAAGTGCCATCTGCTGCGCGACCATGCCCCCCAGCGAGAAGCCGAGGACATCGCAACTCTCGACGCCAAGAGCATCGAGGAAAGCCAGAGCATGCGCCGCCATCCCCCCACCGTCGTCGGCACGGACCCGCTCGACCGACCTATGCCGGCATTATCGAACAGAATTGCCTCGCGTCCTTTCGCGAGTGGATCCGTAACCGCCGGATCCCAATTGTCCATCGTTCCCGTGAAATGCTGGAGGCAGAGAAGAGGCATACCGCGACCTGCGCCAAATCGGCGATACGCGTATTTCTCATTGCCGCCCTCAACGAACCTGGTCGGTGCGGTAATATTGCTCGCTGCACTTTTTTCGGACACCCTTCCACTCCTTCGCAGAGGCAGCTTGGCTGGAGATGGCGAGGAAGGCCTTGGACCAGCGGCCCGATACTGCGTCGCGCTTATCTACGTTCGCACCGGAAAGCGATCGCCGAACATCGGTTTGCCGCTAGCGGACTCCTTTTCGGTTGCCTCGTCCTGCAGAACGTCCCAGTGCTCGACGAGCTTGCCGCCTTCGAAGCGGACGATGTCCGCAGCCACCCATGCCGCCGGACGGCCAGTTCCTGAGAAGCGGCCGTGAGCGATGACGTAGTCGCCCTCAGCGACGATGAGCTGGTTCTCGTAACGGAGGGTCGACGGGAGGCCGCGAACAAGTTCGAACAATCCATCGCGCCCAGGCGGAATATGGGCGCTGTGCTGGATATAACCCTCGGACCAGAATTGCTCCGCAGCATCGTAGTCGCGCTTGTTGAAGAGCGTGTCGAAGGCGTCGAGCACGAGCTTTTTGTTCTGCTCGAGTGTGGTTTGGACCATGACTGACCCTCCGCGGGTCAATATAGGTGCGCACGGAGTGCCTCGTTCTCTCGT
The Vulgatibacter incomptus DNA segment above includes these coding regions:
- a CDS encoding glycerophosphodiester phosphodiesterase family protein → MPATSHIRHPLLEPGFRLVAYRGGGGDRPENTLLAFEHAASISEGIVLEVDVQRTCDGVLVAMHDETVDRTTDGRGRVDALTLDELEALDAGFWFQDGQGAYVQRGAGVRVPTLDELLTAHPRALFALDVHTHHREAPRELVKLVEKHQAQGRVVVVSEHTAVVEATRKLRPDWLYSATARQVRARMVLERVRLDWLAPGGPCVVMVPERHAGLQVLSRRLIDVAHERGERVWPWLVETEADAERFMALGVDGFFTPFPSRFNRMTASRQHERTGV
- a CDS encoding Crp/Fnr family transcriptional regulator, translated to MNRPSDAMLAYVRKLAPVPDEEWRFARTLFRPRRLGRGEYLTREGDVAVEFGWVLRGLVRKYYLGRNDGEVVRGFAAEGQLAGAYASLLSGAPSLLNVQALEETDLLVMDYSDFVQLYERHVCWQQLGRKVAESLLLEREEREHQLLRMNATDRYLSFRREQGDLVGRVPQHQIAAYLGITPVSLSRIIGQLKGRF
- a CDS encoding alpha/beta fold hydrolase, with the translated sequence MAAHALAFLDALGVESCDVLGFSLGGMVAQQMALDRPAALRRMVLVGTAPRGGEDIMHLDKPSLAKPLSDPSLKGYAVLQKIFFAPSETSQKAGSSFVERLMQRSADREPVSGPAVAQAQIAAFREWEKFSGDRFAELRKVRHPTLVVSGVRDEMIPVRNSYWLSENLPNAMLLSYPDSGHGSLFQFHDSFVRQASAFLDSESEFAPY
- a CDS encoding nuclear transport factor 2 family protein, with protein sequence MVQTTLEQNKKLVLDAFDTLFNKRDYDAAEQFWSEGYIQHSAHIPPGRDGLFELVRGLPSTLRYENQLIVAEGDYVIAHGRFSGTGRPAAWVAADIVRFEGGKLVEHWDVLQDEATEKESASGKPMFGDRFPVRT